Proteins co-encoded in one Cytophaga hutchinsonii ATCC 33406 genomic window:
- a CDS encoding sensor histidine kinase yields the protein MKLRRVITVSFKHIRSTQYLFILFSLLLSLYSAAFTAYSREPLVLTRNHEIVKIDSSVAESWDPATGKTYPLKTKYFTNTDHNKSYWYTFKLSNPYNKNKNWYVVSYNFTINEIDLFENNPEDSMVTIHRDTINLSNRFINHKQPIFNIELKAHQTKQFYIRLKNESSFYYEFAVYTPENFASSFFNEYLSFGLFYGFMAFVLIYNIFYYSILKEKVILFYCLFILAQIIHMLYRDGTGLFLTPSLTAHSEIIKNIARGTVSIFMLLYTYHYFKSSNNRFIYTCIKIIIVLRLCYAVFMLEDTTLNTFHFELFTLLFCTGFSIYSYKKDNPDTIYMVIGISLLTCSYIIYYLSVVSLSSLSGFGFFVLYYGIALESIFMTLALAERFKRIKLENISTLQMNNELEQIIQKRTSQIEEKNKLLEIKSEELNLFLYSASHDLKGPLKTIEGLCNLGIKDEQADQKKLFELIKKKLHNLESNISDLNSVTKLQNQQSRFSEIHFETLHKQISERFLGNNSITKNQIRFKNHLEKPFISDAFSIKTIYQNIFENALKYRDTTRDLILDIVIEEYADEIKITFTDNGLGIPEAILPKIFNMFYRGNYESKDDTGLGLYIVKKAIIKIGGTIDVSSTEGLGTTFEIILPRISLLNQGSTSSR from the coding sequence ATGAAATTGAGAAGAGTAATCACGGTTTCTTTCAAACATATACGTAGTACACAATATCTGTTCATCTTATTTTCTTTATTGCTTTCTCTCTACAGTGCTGCTTTTACTGCATATTCCAGAGAGCCGCTTGTTCTTACACGCAATCACGAAATAGTAAAAATTGATAGTAGTGTTGCTGAATCCTGGGATCCGGCAACAGGAAAAACCTATCCGTTAAAGACAAAGTATTTTACAAACACTGATCACAATAAAAGTTATTGGTATACATTTAAACTTTCCAATCCGTACAATAAAAATAAAAACTGGTATGTCGTCTCATACAATTTTACAATTAATGAAATAGACCTTTTTGAGAATAATCCCGAAGATTCAATGGTTACGATTCATAGAGATACCATAAATCTGAGTAACCGTTTTATCAATCACAAGCAACCTATTTTTAATATTGAACTGAAAGCACATCAAACAAAACAGTTCTACATCCGGTTGAAGAATGAATCTTCTTTTTATTACGAATTTGCTGTTTATACACCGGAAAATTTTGCCAGTTCATTTTTTAATGAATACCTGTCGTTTGGCTTATTCTATGGCTTTATGGCATTTGTATTGATATACAATATTTTTTATTATTCTATTCTAAAAGAAAAGGTAATCTTATTTTATTGCTTGTTTATTCTGGCTCAAATCATACATATGTTATACCGTGATGGTACAGGTTTATTCTTAACACCATCGTTAACGGCTCATTCGGAGATTATCAAAAACATTGCCCGGGGTACTGTCAGCATTTTTATGTTGTTGTATACCTATCACTATTTTAAATCATCTAACAACAGATTCATATATACCTGCATTAAAATTATTATCGTGCTGCGTCTGTGTTATGCAGTATTTATGCTTGAAGATACTACGCTTAATACGTTCCATTTTGAATTATTTACGTTGTTATTCTGCACCGGATTTTCAATCTATTCCTACAAAAAAGACAACCCGGATACCATTTATATGGTCATTGGTATAAGCCTTTTAACATGTAGCTACATAATATATTATTTATCTGTAGTATCATTAAGCAGCTTAAGCGGGTTTGGTTTTTTTGTATTGTATTATGGTATTGCCCTTGAAAGTATTTTTATGACACTTGCATTAGCCGAACGTTTCAAAAGAATTAAACTCGAAAATATTTCTACGCTTCAGATGAATAATGAACTGGAACAGATCATTCAAAAAAGAACGTCTCAAATCGAAGAAAAAAATAAATTGCTGGAAATAAAATCGGAAGAATTAAATCTATTTTTATATAGCGCTTCTCATGATTTAAAAGGTCCGTTAAAAACGATTGAAGGCCTGTGTAATCTGGGCATTAAGGATGAACAAGCTGATCAGAAAAAACTGTTTGAATTAATTAAAAAGAAACTACATAATCTGGAGTCGAATATTTCTGATCTGAATTCAGTTACAAAACTTCAAAATCAACAATCGCGTTTTAGTGAAATTCATTTTGAAACATTGCATAAGCAAATTTCAGAACGTTTTTTAGGAAACAATAGCATAACAAAAAATCAAATTCGCTTTAAAAATCATTTGGAGAAACCTTTCATTTCGGATGCATTTTCAATTAAAACCATTTACCAGAACATTTTTGAAAATGCCTTAAAATATAGAGATACAACACGGGATCTGATATTGGATATCGTTATTGAAGAATATGCGGATGAAATAAAAATTACGTTTACAGATAACGGACTCGGTATTCCGGAAGCCATTCTGCCTAAAATATTTAATATGTTTTACAGAGGAAATTATGAGTCAAAAGACGATACCGGCCTAGGCTTATATATTGTTAAAAAAGCAATTATAAAAATAGGCGGAACAATTGATGTATCAAGTACAGAAGGTTTGGGTACAACATTTGAAATTATACTGCCGAGAATTTCACTATTGAATCAGGGCTCAACTTCTTCCAGATAA
- a CDS encoding gliding motility-associated C-terminal domain-containing protein: MNWNALSRLFCSGIFLIILTNYTFAQDNHSDTAEELWASMDFVSIKKAIQLETKLTNQDLDLYMKFLELTFSEDRSCFFKKAEKGEITALTLQSYTDELVKKYLSAYNSFEKNKQAFARLQNENIYAPLAFNGPCENIGFESGTTAGWQGSIANACEQAAPCNVVNGFSTTRHEIMTTGMVDPYIPTLPVVAPGGNYSLRLENYVNGGNAALVRQTFLVTPANNIFTYQYAAVLEDPGDHRDLERPYFKVRMYDKNGNQINCATYTAIAKPPIQNFIKSVVPNPNYDPAEPRDGPNNNAFLNLYYRNWTTVTIPLLGYEGQNVTVEFIASDCSRGGHLGYAYIDASCSFLDKQIPPTICGSDENITLYGPNDFASYLWTGPGIVGSRTTQNIRVNKSGVYQLKLTPVADNPCPITIQTTVPERCLPVPISASACETVKGSRIKNGVNLTTYNTAITAYNSLARVFEWHAALPATAANKIANPSSITVSNGSKYYAVINYTTAGSDTAELDFTIHSIPTLQFADINPVCKSNTAINISGVSPTGGVFAGQYINAAGRFTPTTAGTFPIKYTYTNTNGCVDSIQKSITVNPPPTITIGAAQTICATTATVSLTAAAANQTAVSWTGGNGTFSNNQNLTTTYTATSNEINSGSVNLSLTITGIAPCASVSDNVSLTFIPVPTANAGPDKDICIPNHSPIQLQGSSTHAASTVWSGGAGTFSNSNAANTTYQPTAAETAAGSVVLTLTSTGAVPCSQMKDNVELIFHQSPIADAGPDRMICTGTTLSLSTTLFPQTIYSWESLQGIIISSTEIASVEADKDSSIVLKLKNQFGCTDADTMNIDAFKPPVFNLLGPYCFSNQLILNANAIITDPLLEKPIWNKDGEILTGEDKFSLTVTQQGRYTLYYKQGDCERSSVTDVFANPTLDMPDQQTECEGKSITLTSSNIPLATYSWQKDGQSIGTNSYTISTVIEKGISNYLVEVTDQHYCKAKDSIEVTGIPNPVLHLRDTSICKNKSLVLDGTPLNAAELTGYTTTYKWLHNTIELTKSKSNLIEVTNGGTYSLVASIGSCSNTASMNLSINPLPVLDLPAHKKICPDSDKEIILDAGNHTHYIWQPTGETTKEINVGRGGIYSVTVFTNANCAASGSVEVKEICPPRLFVADAFSPNQDGTNDMFNVYGAHIGSYKLLIFNRWGEIIFESVDKDHFWNGIYKGEIMPIGVYPWTIVYEGDSHEYIGPYKLEGSVTIIK; encoded by the coding sequence ATGAATTGGAATGCACTATCAAGGTTATTTTGCTCGGGCATATTCCTTATTATTTTAACTAATTACACGTTTGCGCAGGATAATCATTCAGATACTGCGGAAGAACTTTGGGCATCGATGGATTTTGTTTCAATAAAAAAGGCAATTCAGCTTGAAACAAAACTTACAAATCAGGATCTGGATTTGTACATGAAATTTTTAGAATTAACATTTTCCGAAGATCGTTCCTGTTTTTTTAAGAAAGCGGAAAAAGGTGAAATTACTGCTTTAACTCTTCAATCTTATACAGATGAATTGGTAAAAAAATATCTATCTGCTTACAATTCCTTTGAAAAAAACAAACAAGCGTTTGCCCGTCTGCAAAACGAAAATATCTATGCACCGCTTGCTTTTAACGGACCTTGTGAAAACATTGGTTTTGAATCAGGTACAACTGCCGGGTGGCAGGGATCTATAGCAAATGCCTGTGAACAAGCTGCGCCATGTAATGTTGTAAATGGATTTAGTACCACCAGACATGAAATCATGACTACTGGCATGGTCGATCCGTATATTCCCACACTGCCAGTTGTTGCACCCGGAGGAAATTATTCCCTCCGGTTAGAAAATTATGTGAATGGTGGAAATGCTGCGCTCGTAAGACAAACATTTCTTGTAACACCTGCGAATAATATTTTCACGTATCAATATGCTGCCGTATTAGAAGATCCGGGAGACCATAGAGATCTGGAAAGACCTTATTTTAAAGTACGCATGTATGATAAAAACGGAAATCAGATTAATTGTGCAACCTATACAGCTATTGCAAAACCACCCATACAGAACTTTATCAAAAGCGTTGTACCCAATCCAAATTATGACCCTGCTGAACCCAGGGATGGGCCTAACAATAATGCGTTTTTAAACTTGTATTACCGGAACTGGACAACTGTAACCATACCTTTGCTGGGATATGAAGGACAAAATGTTACCGTAGAATTTATCGCTTCAGATTGTTCACGAGGCGGCCATCTGGGCTATGCATACATTGATGCCAGCTGTTCCTTTCTGGATAAACAAATACCTCCAACCATTTGTGGTTCGGATGAAAATATTACCCTTTACGGGCCCAATGATTTTGCATCCTATCTCTGGACAGGACCTGGTATAGTAGGGTCAAGAACAACGCAGAATATTAGAGTAAACAAATCGGGTGTGTACCAGCTTAAGCTTACTCCCGTTGCGGATAATCCATGCCCGATAACCATTCAGACAACTGTACCGGAAAGGTGTTTACCCGTACCTATCAGCGCTTCTGCATGTGAAACAGTAAAAGGAAGCCGAATAAAAAACGGTGTAAACCTAACAACATACAATACTGCTATTACAGCCTATAACAGCTTAGCACGAGTCTTTGAATGGCACGCTGCACTACCTGCCACTGCTGCAAACAAAATTGCCAATCCGTCAAGTATTACTGTTTCTAATGGCAGTAAATATTATGCCGTGATTAATTATACAACTGCCGGCAGCGATACCGCAGAATTGGATTTCACCATTCACAGCATACCAACACTGCAGTTTGCAGACATTAACCCGGTGTGTAAAAGCAATACCGCAATAAACATTTCGGGTGTTAGTCCAACAGGAGGTGTTTTTGCGGGACAATACATTAATGCCGCAGGAAGATTTACACCAACAACTGCGGGAACATTTCCGATCAAATATACTTATACAAATACAAACGGATGTGTAGACTCCATCCAAAAATCCATTACTGTAAATCCCCCGCCAACCATAACAATTGGCGCTGCGCAAACTATCTGCGCAACAACAGCGACTGTTAGTTTAACAGCAGCAGCAGCAAATCAAACAGCTGTAAGCTGGACAGGAGGCAATGGTACGTTTTCAAACAATCAAAATCTGACTACAACGTATACAGCAACCAGTAACGAAATCAATTCCGGCTCAGTAAATCTCTCATTAACAATTACCGGAATTGCCCCATGCGCTTCTGTTTCAGATAACGTTTCTCTTACTTTTATACCCGTACCAACAGCAAACGCAGGTCCGGACAAGGATATATGCATTCCTAACCATTCGCCTATTCAATTGCAGGGAAGCAGTACACATGCGGCCTCAACGGTATGGTCAGGAGGAGCAGGGACATTTTCAAACAGCAATGCAGCAAATACAACATACCAGCCAACAGCAGCAGAAACTGCCGCCGGATCTGTAGTATTAACCCTTACATCAACAGGTGCTGTTCCGTGCAGCCAAATGAAAGATAATGTTGAACTTATATTCCACCAATCACCCATTGCTGATGCAGGCCCTGATAGAATGATTTGTACAGGAACCACTTTATCATTAAGTACAACATTATTTCCGCAGACAATTTACTCCTGGGAGAGTTTACAGGGTATCATAATCTCATCTACAGAAATAGCTTCTGTGGAAGCAGACAAGGACAGCAGTATAGTACTAAAATTAAAAAATCAATTTGGCTGTACGGATGCAGACACAATGAACATTGATGCATTCAAGCCGCCGGTATTTAATCTGCTTGGGCCCTATTGTTTCAGCAACCAATTAATTTTGAATGCAAACGCTATAATTACAGACCCGCTTTTAGAAAAACCAATCTGGAATAAAGATGGGGAAATACTAACCGGCGAAGATAAATTTTCATTAACCGTTACGCAGCAGGGACGTTATACACTTTATTACAAACAAGGTGACTGCGAGCGTTCTTCCGTTACAGACGTATTTGCCAATCCAACATTAGATATGCCTGATCAGCAAACAGAATGTGAGGGAAAAAGTATTACACTTACCAGCAGTAATATTCCATTAGCAACGTACAGCTGGCAAAAAGACGGGCAATCCATTGGCACAAATTCCTACACAATCTCAACAGTTATTGAAAAGGGGATAAGTAACTATCTGGTTGAGGTAACGGATCAACATTATTGTAAGGCAAAAGACAGTATCGAAGTAACCGGAATTCCTAATCCCGTTTTACACTTAAGAGATACCAGCATCTGTAAAAATAAATCGTTGGTACTTGATGGCACCCCATTAAATGCAGCAGAACTTACAGGTTATACAACAACTTACAAATGGCTGCACAATACCATTGAACTCACTAAGAGCAAATCAAATCTTATAGAAGTGACAAACGGCGGCACCTATTCGCTCGTTGCATCAATAGGTTCCTGTTCCAATACAGCCTCTATGAATTTATCCATAAATCCGCTGCCGGTACTTGATTTGCCAGCCCATAAAAAAATATGTCCGGACTCCGATAAAGAAATAATTCTTGATGCGGGTAATCACACCCATTATATCTGGCAACCAACAGGTGAAACAACCAAAGAAATAAATGTTGGCAGAGGAGGTATATATTCTGTAACTGTTTTTACTAATGCAAACTGTGCTGCTTCCGGATCGGTTGAGGTAAAAGAAATCTGTCCGCCAAGACTATTTGTTGCCGATGCTTTCAGTCCTAATCAGGACGGTACCAACGATATGTTTAATGTATATGGAGCACACATAGGTTCGTATAAACTTTTAATTTTCAATCGCTGGGGAGAAATAATTTTTGAAAGCGTTGATAAAGATCATTTCTGGAACGGAATATATAAAGGAGAAATAATGCCAATAGGTGTTTACCCATGGACGATTGTGTATGAAGGCGATAGTCACGAATACATTGGCCCGTATAAACTTGAAGGTAGTGTAACCATAATAAAATAA
- a CDS encoding DUF922 domain-containing protein: MLILIQIISLLFYSAVSISEDSDQFAWSAERKLTWDDFKGKPTKTNPAAALTFTDIHISASYTNGKINVEVKNFFDKKLSWTKNKTSASLLKHEQVHFDITEVHTRILRKKLSAIASEKSLQNGSFNKESSKLLKEWHEFQEKYDKETDHGLIAAKQKEWEDKVALLLKEE; the protein is encoded by the coding sequence ATGCTTATTTTAATACAGATTATTTCCCTGCTGTTTTATTCTGCGGTTTCAATTTCCGAAGATAGTGATCAGTTTGCCTGGTCGGCAGAACGTAAATTAACCTGGGATGATTTTAAAGGTAAGCCAACTAAAACCAATCCGGCGGCGGCATTAACCTTTACTGATATTCATATCAGTGCCAGCTATACAAATGGCAAGATTAATGTAGAAGTTAAAAACTTTTTTGACAAAAAACTTTCCTGGACAAAAAATAAAACGTCTGCAAGTTTATTGAAACATGAACAGGTACATTTTGATATAACAGAAGTCCATACCCGTATCCTACGAAAAAAATTGTCTGCGATTGCCAGTGAAAAATCACTTCAAAATGGTTCTTTTAATAAAGAATCTTCTAAACTATTAAAAGAATGGCATGAGTTTCAAGAGAAATATGATAAAGAAACAGATCATGGGCTTATTGCCGCTAAACAAAAGGAGTGGGAAGATAAGGTAGCATTATTATTAAAAGAAGAATAA
- a CDS encoding DNA gyrase/topoisomerase IV subunit A yields MAKDINNNSSEEQSGNEHIHDVVHVNGLYENWFLEYASYVILERAVPHINDGLKPVQRRILHAMRVMDDGRFNKIANVIGSTMQYHPHGDASIGDAIVNMGQKDLLIEPQGNWGDIRTGDSAAAPRYIEGRLSKFALDVVFNEDTTEWQASYDGRKKEPVTLPVKFPLLLAQGVEGIAVGLSTKVLPHNFVELIEASIAVLKNKKFEIFPDFATGGFIDVSNYNEGQKGSRVRVRARIEDMDKKTLVIKDIPFGTTTTSLIESIVKANDTGKIKIKKVIDNTAKDVEIQVQLLPGTDPGITIDALYAFTECESSISPNACVIVDDKPHFLSVHEILRICTRQTVDLLKQELQIRRSELLERILFSSLEKIFIENRIYRKIEECETWEDVLLTIDKGLQPFKKQFYRTITTEDIVRLTEIKIKRISKFDSFKADELMRGYSNELKEVEHNLENIIDYSIAYYTGILKKYGKGRERKTEIKTFDVINATVVAANNQKLYINRAEGFIGFGLKKDEYICDCSDIDDVIVFRRDGICVVKKIGEKVFVGKDILYAGIFRKGDDRMVYNLISLDGASGNSMVKRFNVMGVTREKEYPLVKANKASKVLYFSANPNGEAETVSVTLTPTSKAKIKVFDFDFSTIEIKGRDTQGNILTKHPVKKVTFKAAGESTLAGTEIYYDETIGRINTDKKGLLIGSFASEDKILATYKDGTYEVTGFELTNRYDADQLLSIEKHNPEAIVSALYLDAPSKTYYIKRFKLETTTLGKRFAFIPDGKGNQVLFISTDDKPKIKIDFAKGKYVTNPTMIVSIDEFSEIKGWKSIGNKLGTNKINSISRLEAKKTAEKPKKDDGYVAGSTIELNFN; encoded by the coding sequence ATGGCAAAAGATATTAATAATAATTCATCAGAAGAACAATCAGGTAACGAGCATATACATGATGTAGTGCATGTTAACGGTTTATATGAAAACTGGTTTTTAGAATATGCATCCTATGTAATTCTTGAAAGAGCAGTTCCGCATATCAATGATGGACTAAAACCTGTTCAGCGAAGAATTCTCCATGCCATGAGAGTTATGGATGACGGCAGGTTTAATAAAATTGCCAATGTGATTGGTTCAACCATGCAGTATCACCCGCACGGCGATGCATCGATCGGGGATGCCATTGTAAACATGGGGCAGAAGGACCTGTTGATCGAACCACAGGGAAACTGGGGTGATATACGCACCGGAGACAGTGCGGCGGCACCCAGATACATTGAAGGCCGCTTATCAAAGTTTGCACTGGATGTAGTTTTCAATGAAGATACTACAGAATGGCAGGCATCATACGATGGGCGTAAAAAGGAACCGGTTACACTACCTGTCAAATTTCCGTTGTTATTGGCACAAGGAGTAGAAGGAATTGCCGTAGGTTTGTCCACCAAAGTATTACCGCACAACTTTGTTGAACTTATAGAAGCTTCTATTGCTGTATTGAAAAATAAAAAATTCGAGATTTTCCCGGACTTTGCAACGGGAGGTTTTATAGATGTAAGTAATTATAATGAAGGCCAGAAGGGAAGCCGCGTACGTGTTCGTGCACGTATTGAGGATATGGATAAGAAGACACTTGTCATTAAAGATATTCCTTTCGGAACTACAACAACTTCACTGATCGAATCGATCGTTAAAGCAAACGATACCGGTAAGATCAAGATTAAAAAAGTAATCGACAATACAGCGAAGGATGTAGAAATACAGGTGCAGTTATTACCCGGTACAGATCCTGGTATTACGATAGATGCCTTATATGCATTCACGGAATGTGAAAGTTCTATTTCACCTAATGCATGTGTAATTGTAGATGATAAACCGCATTTCTTAAGTGTTCATGAAATACTTCGTATCTGCACACGCCAGACGGTTGACCTGTTAAAGCAGGAATTACAGATCCGCAGAAGTGAATTGCTGGAACGTATTTTATTTTCTTCGTTAGAAAAGATATTTATTGAAAATAGAATCTACCGGAAAATTGAAGAGTGTGAAACGTGGGAAGATGTACTTCTTACGATTGACAAGGGGTTACAGCCATTCAAAAAGCAATTTTACAGAACCATTACGACAGAAGATATTGTTCGTTTAACGGAAATAAAAATCAAACGTATCTCCAAATTTGATTCCTTCAAGGCAGATGAACTGATGCGTGGTTATTCAAACGAGTTAAAAGAAGTTGAACACAACCTTGAAAACATCATTGATTATTCAATAGCATACTATACAGGTATTTTAAAGAAATACGGTAAAGGAAGAGAGCGTAAAACAGAAATCAAAACATTTGACGTTATTAATGCAACTGTTGTGGCAGCAAACAATCAAAAGCTGTATATCAACAGAGCAGAAGGATTCATAGGCTTTGGGCTGAAAAAAGATGAATACATTTGTGATTGCTCTGATATAGATGATGTAATTGTTTTCAGACGCGATGGTATTTGTGTGGTAAAGAAAATAGGAGAGAAGGTATTTGTTGGTAAAGACATTCTTTACGCAGGTATTTTCAGAAAAGGAGATGACCGTATGGTCTATAACCTTATTTCCCTTGACGGTGCCAGCGGTAACAGCATGGTGAAACGTTTCAATGTAATGGGCGTAACACGTGAAAAAGAATATCCGCTTGTAAAAGCTAATAAAGCTTCTAAAGTCCTTTATTTTTCGGCCAATCCAAATGGAGAAGCAGAAACCGTGAGTGTTACATTAACTCCTACCAGCAAAGCAAAAATAAAAGTATTTGATTTCGATTTCAGTACTATTGAGATTAAAGGCAGAGATACGCAAGGGAACATCCTGACTAAACACCCTGTAAAAAAGGTAACGTTTAAAGCTGCAGGTGAATCTACGCTGGCTGGTACAGAAATTTATTACGATGAAACCATAGGCAGGATCAATACCGACAAAAAAGGATTACTGATTGGTTCATTTGCATCCGAAGATAAAATCTTAGCTACCTACAAAGATGGTACCTATGAAGTAACGGGTTTTGAACTTACAAACAGGTATGATGCGGATCAGCTGCTTTCCATCGAAAAGCACAATCCCGAAGCAATCGTTTCAGCGCTTTATCTGGATGCTCCTTCAAAAACATACTATATTAAACGTTTTAAGTTAGAAACAACCACCTTGGGCAAACGTTTTGCGTTTATTCCGGATGGTAAAGGAAATCAGGTTTTATTCATTTCTACCGATGATAAGCCTAAAATCAAGATCGATTTCGCTAAAGGCAAATATGTGACTAATCCAACAATGATTGTTTCAATAGATGAATTCTCTGAAATAAAAGGCTGGAAATCAATTGGTAACAAATTAGGAACAAATAAAATAAATTCAATTTCAAGATTAGAAGCAAAAAAAACAGCTGAAAAACCTAAAAAAGACGACGGTTATGTGGCAGGATCAACAATTGAATTGAATTTTAATTAA
- a CDS encoding PH domain-containing protein, with the protein MKLEEKINTRLTQLGYVPQTAAIAFDIFLKSLKPDETILYFLEGSIKSTLGFIVTTDQRVYYVGIDKHGTPFIESIKYEDITGISVRESLLPSTEITVHTKSIFNNIIVKGCDSHSAAEYKELIDLLTNRPKD; encoded by the coding sequence ATGAAGTTAGAAGAGAAAATCAATACCCGCTTAACTCAGCTAGGTTATGTGCCCCAAACCGCTGCAATTGCATTCGATATATTTCTTAAAAGTCTTAAACCAGACGAAACAATACTCTACTTTCTAGAAGGATCCATAAAAAGTACCCTCGGCTTTATCGTTACTACAGATCAGCGTGTTTATTACGTTGGTATAGATAAGCACGGTACGCCGTTTATAGAAAGCATTAAATATGAAGATATAACAGGTATCAGTGTTAGAGAATCATTACTGCCTTCTACAGAAATAACCGTTCATACAAAATCCATATTTAACAACATTATAGTTAAGGGCTGTGACTCCCACAGCGCAGCAGAATATAAAGAATTAATTGATTTGTTAACAAATAGGCCAAAAGATTAA
- a CDS encoding PorP/SprF family type IX secretion system membrane protein, which yields MTVKKLGILISCFLYFQLEISAQDIQFSQFYANVLYLNPAFAGSAHQTRVIGHQRLQWPRLDAKYITSSFSIDHFFTKTKSGLGLMVLRDVQGSNIISSTEISMQYSYELILTSKLAFRAGAQGTYASRYVNYSYLKFPDQYTVDGFTGQSTQEPFGHNTVSYFDVSVGGILYSDKFWAGVSVYHMNTPNQSFYGDASNLPVKTTFMGGYRFDLSPKNDRSRVQDDEVTLTPTFNYKAQGKSDQLDLGLYGIYHHLMLGMWYRGIPVKHYNKGLQNNESIVCLIGWKIRGLRLGYSYDFTVSKLSLGRTGGSHEINITYIFSKPPKKKKPIKKIPCPDFK from the coding sequence TTGACAGTAAAAAAATTAGGAATATTAATTTCCTGTTTCTTATATTTTCAGTTAGAAATATCGGCACAGGACATTCAATTTTCTCAATTTTATGCTAACGTCTTATATTTAAACCCTGCATTTGCCGGCAGTGCACACCAAACCCGGGTAATAGGTCATCAACGCTTACAATGGCCGCGCTTAGACGCAAAATATATCACGTCCAGTTTTTCAATTGATCATTTTTTCACTAAAACTAAGAGCGGTCTTGGCTTGATGGTATTAAGAGACGTACAGGGGAGCAATATCATCAGTTCTACGGAAATAAGTATGCAATATTCGTATGAGCTTATTCTTACCTCGAAACTTGCTTTCAGAGCCGGCGCACAAGGCACTTATGCTTCACGGTATGTAAATTATTCCTACCTTAAATTTCCAGATCAATACACGGTAGATGGTTTTACAGGACAATCTACACAAGAGCCTTTTGGGCATAATACCGTTAGCTATTTTGATGTATCCGTAGGTGGGATTTTATATTCGGATAAATTCTGGGCAGGCGTCTCCGTCTATCATATGAATACACCCAATCAATCTTTTTATGGAGATGCCAGTAACCTGCCTGTTAAAACAACCTTCATGGGTGGTTATAGATTCGATCTTTCACCTAAAAACGATCGTTCAAGAGTACAAGATGATGAAGTTACACTAACCCCGACATTCAATTATAAAGCGCAGGGGAAATCTGATCAGCTGGATTTGGGGCTTTATGGTATCTATCATCACCTCATGCTCGGTATGTGGTACAGAGGTATTCCGGTAAAGCACTATAATAAAGGGTTACAAAACAACGAATCAATTGTTTGCCTGATTGGCTGGAAAATCAGAGGATTAAGATTGGGATACAGCTATGATTTTACCGTTTCAAAATTAAGCCTTGGAAGAACAGGAGGAAGCCATGAAATCAATATTACCTACATTTTTAGTAAACCTCCCAAAAAGAAAAAACCAATAAAGAAGATCCCTTGTCCGGATTTTAAATAA